From the genome of Clarias gariepinus isolate MV-2021 ecotype Netherlands chromosome 28, CGAR_prim_01v2, whole genome shotgun sequence, one region includes:
- the LOC128516068 gene encoding uncharacterized protein LOC128516068 isoform X1, whose translation MCSHTFPLIAAQVDDQVRMPPNINKCDGFESELAGLYTEGGHVDLDKVANVVQRYSGTIIPLKKPKSYSVRVCGQDDTVYGGNEEQLEAWKDFYLPERMEMVVIGAIDDFPCDAFGLQLVLLLCEDGNIYAYEDEVLHLVARNVNELFETGLTFPGLECYRLGECFEDYTEEEYNEIMESDEMKKMKQEHHNFRETLELELLELLEDSQTTEFKDEEKSTVQPKMNSDTKECNKVVLYNMQISHFCTNVHNYFPRRLRARGYTLYPCSLFHTDSAGIWKTPFSLIYISFACGRKPEYPEETHQICGEYANSMYTDTEAGIKPRPWRCKPKAPPCRLTQEAHSGHLVH comes from the exons ATGTGTTCTCACACTTTTCCTTTGATTGCGGCACAAGTAGATGATCAGGTCAGGATGCCACCGAACATTAACAA atgTGATGGCTTTGAAAGTGAATTAGCTGGACTCTACACAGAAG gTGGTCATGTAGATCTTGATAAAGTTGCCAATGTTGTACAAAGGTACAGCGGTACAATAATTCCCCTAAAAAAGCCAAAGAGTTACAGTGTTCGAGTGTGTGGTCAGGATGACACGGTCTATGGTGGAAATGAGGAACAGCTAGAAGCCTGGAAAGATTTCTACCTACCAGAAAGAATGGAAATGGTGGTTATTGGTGCGATTGATGATTTCCCATGTGATGCATTTGGCCTGCAGTTAGTTCTCTTGTTGTGTGAAGACGGAAACATCTATGCTTATGAAGATGAAGTTCTCCACCTCGTAGCAAGAAATGTAAACGAACTGTTTGAAACTGGCCTTACCTTTCCTGGACTAGAATGCTACAGACTGGGGGAATGTTTCGAGGACTAT acagaagaagAATACAATGAAATCATGGAATCTGATGAAATGAAGAAAATGAAACAGGAGCACCACAATTTCCGCGAAACGTTAGAGCTTGAACTACTGGAACTCCTAGAAGACTCTCAAACCACTGAATTTAAG gaTGAGGAGAAAAGCACAGTCCAGCCTAAGATGAATTCAGACACAAAAGAGTGTAATAAGGTTGTTCTCTACAACATGCAAATTAGTCACTTTTGCACAAATGTACACAATTactttcccaggagacttagagcaagAGGGTACACCCTGTACCCCTGTTCCTTGTTCCATACAGACAGTGCAGGTATTTGGAAAActccatttagcctaatctacatatcttttgcctgtgggaggaaaccggagtacccggaggaaacccaccaaatttgtggagaatatgcaaactccatgtacacagacaccgaggcgggaatcaaacccagaccatggaggtgcaagccaAAAgcgccaccgtgccgccttacACAAGAGGCCCATTCAGGGCATCTTGTTCATTAA
- the LOC128516068 gene encoding uncharacterized protein LOC128516068 isoform X2: MCSHTFPLIAAQVDDQVRMPPNINKCDGFESELAGLYTEGGHVDLDKVANVVQRYSGTIIPLKKPKSYSVRVCGQDDTVYGGNEEQLEAWKDFYLPERMEMVVIGAIDDFPCDAFGLQLVLLLCEDGNIYAYEDEVLHLVARNVNELFETGLTFPGLECYRLGECFEDYTEEEYNEIMESDEMKKMKQEHHNFRETLELELLELLEDSQTTEFKVMLTAR; this comes from the exons ATGTGTTCTCACACTTTTCCTTTGATTGCGGCACAAGTAGATGATCAGGTCAGGATGCCACCGAACATTAACAA atgTGATGGCTTTGAAAGTGAATTAGCTGGACTCTACACAGAAG gTGGTCATGTAGATCTTGATAAAGTTGCCAATGTTGTACAAAGGTACAGCGGTACAATAATTCCCCTAAAAAAGCCAAAGAGTTACAGTGTTCGAGTGTGTGGTCAGGATGACACGGTCTATGGTGGAAATGAGGAACAGCTAGAAGCCTGGAAAGATTTCTACCTACCAGAAAGAATGGAAATGGTGGTTATTGGTGCGATTGATGATTTCCCATGTGATGCATTTGGCCTGCAGTTAGTTCTCTTGTTGTGTGAAGACGGAAACATCTATGCTTATGAAGATGAAGTTCTCCACCTCGTAGCAAGAAATGTAAACGAACTGTTTGAAACTGGCCTTACCTTTCCTGGACTAGAATGCTACAGACTGGGGGAATGTTTCGAGGACTAT acagaagaagAATACAATGAAATCATGGAATCTGATGAAATGAAGAAAATGAAACAGGAGCACCACAATTTCCGCGAAACGTTAGAGCTTGAACTACTGGAACTCCTAGAAGACTCTCAAACCACTGAATTTAAGGTGATGCTCACTGCAA gaTGA